The following nucleotide sequence is from Flavimarina sp. Hel_I_48.
TGCTCGCGCATCTAACGCCGCTGGCAAAGGAGCAGGGTCTTGAGGTGCATGCCTGGCTTATGACCATGAACCGTCCCGGGGACACGGTGGCCTTAAAGCACCCAGACTGGTATCAGGTAAGCCGCAGCGGGAAGTCCAGCTTTGACGACCGGCCTTATGTGGACTATTATCAATGGTTGTCACCAAGCAATCCAGAGGCGGTTCAGCATATTTACAATCTTATTGAAGGCCTGGCCAAAGTTGAGGGCGTTGCCAGCGTTCATCTGGATTACATCCGTTATCCAGATGTGTATTTGCCCATTGGTCTGTTGCCCAAATATGATCTGAAACAGGAAGAAGAACTACCAGATTATGACTTTGATTATTCTGATGCGAGCGTCAATGCGTTCAAGGAAAAATACGGTAAAGATCCCCGCGAAATGGAAAATCCCGCGATAGATATTGAATGGAAACAATTCCGCCTCAATCAGGTGAAAAATGTGGTAGATCACGCGTATAAAATAGCCCATGACAATGGTAAATACCTTACCGCGGCCGTTTTCCCTTACCCGGAAATGG
It contains:
- a CDS encoding family 10 glycosylhydrolase, with product MQTKYFVLLLCSLLFFSCEDRKSESIAAEQQENAQRDSIADFKFWTWITADPKKADSAYTSEFKKYSENGIDAVLINTNTDAELLAHLTPLAKEQGLEVHAWLMTMNRPGDTVALKHPDWYQVSRSGKSSFDDRPYVDYYQWLSPSNPEAVQHIYNLIEGLAKVEGVASVHLDYIRYPDVYLPIGLLPKYDLKQEEELPDYDFDYSDASVNAFKEKYGKDPREMENPAIDIEWKQFRLNQVKNVVDHAYKIAHDNGKYLTAAVFPYPEMADHMVRQRWDKWDIDMVLPMIYNNFYNEGIDWIGFATQQGVNDLAEKNVELHTGLYIPEMTPQELKESIQIAKDNGAKGVAFFDGNALTDEKLQVIKEFKEAN